The Elaeis guineensis isolate ETL-2024a chromosome 13, EG11, whole genome shotgun sequence genome includes a region encoding these proteins:
- the LOC140853101 gene encoding uncharacterized protein, with protein MMSYKGVDRVKKVRLQTLRRQYESSETTTTYISRVLTLTNQIKIYGEEYKEQPKVEKILRSLTSRFEHIMVAIEEAHDLSSMTIEELSSTLQAHEQRMNEKKVKNLVEQALQSQVPIEGDQGGKTSQKPSGSHGRGRGHGDYYYNRGRGGHNNNHGVGGNNQEKSSTSHQQNSRGHGSGRSRGRYDKSNVECYSCDKYAHYSNECRYKDNTQRAHCLQEDDDDYGGDHALLMVTATGEAPNYHTWFLDTRCTNHMCRKKELFADLDELFRTKVKFANDSTNPVTGKGQILINLKNEDHKYISSVFYVPGMKSNLLSKGQLAKKGYAMNLCGNQLFILDKKRMLILKAPLTKNPMVQVDISSGVYNCLNAINDKS; from the coding sequence ATGATGTCATACAAAGGTGTGGACAGAGTTAAGAAGGTGAGACTCCAAACTCTGAGACGTCAATATGAGTCTTCAGAAACTACCACTACTTATATTAGTCGAGTTCTTACTTtgacaaatcaaataaaaatatatggaGAGGAATACAAGGAGCAACCCAAAGTGGAGAAGATTTTACGGTCACTCACTTCTAGATTTGAGCATATCATGGTGGCGATAGAAGAAGCACATGATCTTTCTTCGATGACTATTGAGGAATTATCAAGCACTTTGCAAGCCCATGAACAAcgcatgaatgagaagaaagttaAGAACCTTGTTGAGCAAGCTCTTCAAAGTCAAGTCCCCATCGAAGGTGATCAAGGTGGTAAAACAAGCCAAAAGCCCAGTGGTTCTCATGGCAGAGGACGAGGACATGGTGACTATTACTACAATAGAGGTCGTGGTGGTCATAATAACAATCATGGAGTTGGAGGCaataatcaagaaaaatcaaGTACTAGCCATCAACAAAACTCAAGAGGTCATGGCAGTGGACGCAGTAGAGGAAGGTATGACAAATCCAATGTTGAGTGTTATTCTTGTGACAAATATGCCCATTATTCAAATGAGTGCAGATATAAGGATAACACTCAGAGGGCTCATTGTTTacaagaagatgatgatgattatGGTGGCGACCATGCTCTCTTGATGGTCACTGCAACTGGTGAAGCACCAAACTACCATACATGGTTCCTTGACACTAGGTGTACCAATCATATGTGTAGAAAAAAGGAGCTATTTGCTGATCTTGATGAGTTATTTCGCACCAAAGTTAAATTTGCCAATGACAGTACCAATCCAGTGACTGGAAAAGGACAGATTCTTATCAACTTGAAGAATGAAGATCATAAGTATATTTCTAGTGTCTTCTATGTGCCAGGCATGAAGAGTAATTTGCTTAGTAAAGGTCAGTTGGCGAAAAAGGGGTATGCTATGAACCTCTGTGGCAACCAACTTTTCattcttgataaaaaaagaatGCTCATTCTCAAAGCACCTTTGACAAAGAATCCTATGGTTCAAGTTGATATTTCTAGTGGTGTTTATAATTGTCTCAATGCCATAAATGATAAGTCTTAG